A region of Papilio machaon chromosome 14, ilPapMach1.1, whole genome shotgun sequence DNA encodes the following proteins:
- the LOC106708859 gene encoding fasciclin-2 isoform X1, giving the protein MRATRVRATGVAALAVFLAVITGCSSQILRIYPMQKQQTVAVGKSVVLTCQAETQDPALVTQPQWKDPKGFVINEAAPGTRPEIYTEAMPAKQSQLLYISSITQAMAGNYTCVATYTNMPLSASVVLDTFVAITWVNANENQFATKGKDFKIMCEVTAEPAPSVDWFKEGTTIVTSDRYVIHANGLLIKNVEESDDGTYTCRAVVIQTGELAERNIKLEVYTAPEMEEREPRVEIKEGESAAITCKARGKPPPTYSWIKANTRENLATTSRYSVNDNTGLLTIDRVEAGDYGKYICSAVNQAGQNETEIEVEVLVPPKIFELFNTTAAEKTDGRLECKATGRPAPRISFRKRSNSDPFLNGPNEEGRIIVESSSRQTGDQMQSSAVISIARLNRTDDGLYECIAENEGGEARKNGHLTVQFKPTFEHMSNVPVWSWNSQPVNISCIAESIPNATIKWKFREYDLIESPHVKIYGSGPISYVTVVPVDRSLYGVYKCIATNTLGEAEHIMQLREAFPPGPVLQVKQDTITATSVSFNIVGPAEDMGPPTLAFTTQYKENGNFDWNLAMNRTWSVNSPYIVENLTPMFTYDFRFAAVNQVGAGSWGAPITVVMPRRSPPEQPKWREAISSESLIHGKFADRYELQWKIPAHNGEPIDMYEVNYCPVLKVSGEWRVASETQCMVEELRSYEAISYEVRGLHPDTRYRMQVRAHNVLGYSLPAQLYVQTALGVERSGFAPPQLLSSGMIIGVALAGVFICLVIVDLLLFCFRRQGVIATICGKRAKKHKEDEAKLGSLYGWRFPLPYCSTKPRAPPSPAPLPPPLKLVPTPTDEKEPLKDTGDESIKRNSSVEFDGRRVYATSGTIIGKNSAV; this is encoded by the exons GATGTTCATCGCAAATCCTAAGGATATACCCGATGCAGAAACAGCAGACAGTCGCTGTTGGCAAGTCCGTGGTGCTGACTTGCCAGGCTGAGACGCAGGACCCCGCACTTGTCACACAACCCCAGTGGAAAGACCCAAAAGGATTTGTCATCAATGAAGCTGC GCCTGGCACCCGACCGGAGATCTACACGGAAGCGATGCCGGCTAAACAGTCGCAACTGCTCTACATCTCGTCCATCACTCAGGCCATGGCAGGCAATTACACTTGCGTTGCGACCTACACCAATATGCCGCTCAGCGCTAGCGTTGTCCTGGATACTTTCG ttgcAATCACCTGGGTAAATGcaaatgaaaatcaatttgCAACCAAAGGCaaagatttcaaaattatGTGCGAAGTCACTGCCGAACCTGCACCATCAGTCGATTGGTTTAAAGAAGGAACCACT ATTGTTACATCTGACAGGTATGTGATTCACGCTAACggattgttaattaaaaacgtcgAGGAAAGTGACGACGGTACATACACTTGCCGTGCGGTTGTTATACAAACCGGAGAACTCGCCGAAAGGAATATCAAATTAGAG gtaTACACTGCTCCGGAAATGGAAGAACGTGAACCAAGAGTCGAAATAAAAGAAGGTGAATCGGCAGCCATTACATGTAAGGCAAGGGGAAAACCTCCACCAACTTACAGTTGGATAAAAGCAAACACACGAGAG AACCTGGCAACGACTTCTAGATATAGCGTAAACGATAACACTGGTCTACTAACGATCGACAGAGTCGAAGCGGGTGATTACGGCAAATACATTTGTAGTGCTGTTAATCAAGCAGGACAAAATGAAACTGAAATTGAAGTTGAAGTGTTGGTACCACCGAAAATCTTTGAACTATTCAATACAACAGCAGCTGAAAAGACTGATGGAAGATTGGAGTGCAAGGCGACGGGTAGACCCGCGCCCCGAATTAGTTTCCGCAAGCGTAGCAACAGTGATCCATTCTTAAATGGACCTAATGAGGAAGGACG GATTATTGTCGAGAGCAGTAGTCGACAAACTGGCGATCAGATGCAATCCTCTGCGGTTATTTCAATCGCGAGATTAAACAGAACTGACGATGGCTTGTACGAATGTATTGCTGAAAATGAAg GTGGAGAAGCAAGAAAGAATGGTCATCTGACTGTTCAGTTCAAACCAACATTTGAGCACATGTCAAACGTTCCAGTTTGGAGCTGGAATAGCCAGCCAGTCAACATTAGCTGCATTGCAGAAAGTATCCCCAATGCTACCATCAAGTGGAA gTTCCGTGAATACGATTTAATTGAATCCCCACATGTCAAAATTTATGGCTCTGGACCTATCAGTTACGTGACGGTCGTTCCAGTGGATCGTAGTTTATATGGAGTATACAAATGCATCGCAACTAACACACTCGGTGAAGCAGAACATATTATGCAGTTGAGAGAAGCATTCCCGCCTGGTCCAGTTTTACAG gTTAAACAAGACACAATAACAGCCACATCAGTATCTTTTAACATCGTTGGGCCAGCTGAAGACATGGGACCACCTACATTGGCGTTTACCACTCAGTATAAGGAAAATGGCAATTTCGATTGGAATTTAGCCATGAACAGGACATGGTCCGTCAATTCTCCTTATATTGTAGAGAATTTAACGCCTATGTTCACATACGACTTTAGATTTGCTGCTGTTAATCAAGTAGGTGCAGGATCGTGGGGTGCTCCCATAACCGTTGTGATGCCAAGAAG GTCCCCACCCGAACAACCGAAATGGCGTGAAGCAATCAGTTCGGAATCATTGATACATGGCAAATTCGCTGACAGATATGAACTCCAATGGAAAATACCTGCTCATAATGGCGAACCGATCGACATGTACGAAGTTAACTATTGCCCA GTATTAAAAGTGAGCGGAGAATGGCGAGTAGCCTCAGAAACACAATGTATGGTAGAAGAACTTAGATCTTATGAGGCGATCAGTTACGAAGTTAGGGGACTGCATCCCGATACCCGCTATAGAATGCAAGTTCGCGCTCACAACGTGCTGGGTTACTCCCTGCCTGCCCAACTATATGTCCAGACTGCCCTCG GTGTGGAACGTTCTGGATTTGCACCGCCGCAACTACTGTCAAGTGGAATGATTATTGGAGTGGCGTTAGCTGGTGTGTTCATCTGTCTGGTCATTGTGGATCTCTTGCTCTTCTGCTTTAGACGACAAGGAGTCATTGCTACTATTTGCGGCAAACGTGCCAAGAAGCACAAAGAGGATGAAGCTAAGTTAGGAAG TCTGTACGGTTGGCGCTTCCCGCTCCCTTATTGCAGTACGAAGCCGCGCGCGCCGCCCTCCCCCGCGCCCCTGCCGCCGCCCCTCAAGCTCGTACCGACACCGAC AGACGAGAAGGAGCCACTAAAGGATACGGGCGATGAATCAATAAAGAGAAATTCTTCAGTCGAATTCGACGGCCGTCGCGTTTACGCTACAAGTGGAACAATTATTGGCAAGAATTCAGCTGTCTAA
- the LOC106708859 gene encoding fasciclin-2 isoform X2 yields the protein MRATRVRATGVAALAVFLAVITGCSSQILRIYPMQKQQTVAVGKSVVLTCQAETQDPALVTQPQWKDPKGFVINEAAPGTRPEIYTEAMPAKQSQLLYISSITQAMAGNYTCVATYTNMPLSASVVLDTFVAITWVNANENQFATKGKDFKIMCEVTAEPAPSVDWFKEGTTIVTSDRYVIHANGLLIKNVEESDDGTYTCRAVVIQTGELAERNIKLEVYTAPEMEEREPRVEIKEGESAAITCKARGKPPPTYSWIKANTRENLATTSRYSVNDNTGLLTIDRVEAGDYGKYICSAVNQAGQNETEIEVEVLVPPKIFELFNTTAAEKTDGRLECKATGRPAPRISFRKRSNSDPFLNGPNEEGRIIVESSSRQTGDQMQSSAVISIARLNRTDDGLYECIAENEGGEARKNGHLTVQFKPTFEHMSNVPVWSWNSQPVNISCIAESIPNATIKWKFREYDLIESPHVKIYGSGPISYVTVVPVDRSLYGVYKCIATNTLGEAEHIMQLREAFPPGPVLQVKQDTITATSVSFNIVGPAEDMGPPTLAFTTQYKENGNFDWNLAMNRTWSVNSPYIVENLTPMFTYDFRFAAVNQVGAGSWGAPITVVMPRRSPPEQPKWREAISSESLIHGKFADRYELQWKIPAHNGEPIDMYEVNYCPVLKVSGEWRVASETQCMVEELRSYEAISYEVRGLHPDTRYRMQVRAHNVLGYSLPAQLYVQTALGVERSGFAPPQLLSSGMIIGVALAGVFICLVIVDLLLFCFRRQGVIATICGKRAKKHKEDEAKLGSTKPRAPPSPAPLPPPLKLVPTPTDEKEPLKDTGDESIKRNSSVEFDGRRVYATSGTIIGKNSAV from the exons GATGTTCATCGCAAATCCTAAGGATATACCCGATGCAGAAACAGCAGACAGTCGCTGTTGGCAAGTCCGTGGTGCTGACTTGCCAGGCTGAGACGCAGGACCCCGCACTTGTCACACAACCCCAGTGGAAAGACCCAAAAGGATTTGTCATCAATGAAGCTGC GCCTGGCACCCGACCGGAGATCTACACGGAAGCGATGCCGGCTAAACAGTCGCAACTGCTCTACATCTCGTCCATCACTCAGGCCATGGCAGGCAATTACACTTGCGTTGCGACCTACACCAATATGCCGCTCAGCGCTAGCGTTGTCCTGGATACTTTCG ttgcAATCACCTGGGTAAATGcaaatgaaaatcaatttgCAACCAAAGGCaaagatttcaaaattatGTGCGAAGTCACTGCCGAACCTGCACCATCAGTCGATTGGTTTAAAGAAGGAACCACT ATTGTTACATCTGACAGGTATGTGATTCACGCTAACggattgttaattaaaaacgtcgAGGAAAGTGACGACGGTACATACACTTGCCGTGCGGTTGTTATACAAACCGGAGAACTCGCCGAAAGGAATATCAAATTAGAG gtaTACACTGCTCCGGAAATGGAAGAACGTGAACCAAGAGTCGAAATAAAAGAAGGTGAATCGGCAGCCATTACATGTAAGGCAAGGGGAAAACCTCCACCAACTTACAGTTGGATAAAAGCAAACACACGAGAG AACCTGGCAACGACTTCTAGATATAGCGTAAACGATAACACTGGTCTACTAACGATCGACAGAGTCGAAGCGGGTGATTACGGCAAATACATTTGTAGTGCTGTTAATCAAGCAGGACAAAATGAAACTGAAATTGAAGTTGAAGTGTTGGTACCACCGAAAATCTTTGAACTATTCAATACAACAGCAGCTGAAAAGACTGATGGAAGATTGGAGTGCAAGGCGACGGGTAGACCCGCGCCCCGAATTAGTTTCCGCAAGCGTAGCAACAGTGATCCATTCTTAAATGGACCTAATGAGGAAGGACG GATTATTGTCGAGAGCAGTAGTCGACAAACTGGCGATCAGATGCAATCCTCTGCGGTTATTTCAATCGCGAGATTAAACAGAACTGACGATGGCTTGTACGAATGTATTGCTGAAAATGAAg GTGGAGAAGCAAGAAAGAATGGTCATCTGACTGTTCAGTTCAAACCAACATTTGAGCACATGTCAAACGTTCCAGTTTGGAGCTGGAATAGCCAGCCAGTCAACATTAGCTGCATTGCAGAAAGTATCCCCAATGCTACCATCAAGTGGAA gTTCCGTGAATACGATTTAATTGAATCCCCACATGTCAAAATTTATGGCTCTGGACCTATCAGTTACGTGACGGTCGTTCCAGTGGATCGTAGTTTATATGGAGTATACAAATGCATCGCAACTAACACACTCGGTGAAGCAGAACATATTATGCAGTTGAGAGAAGCATTCCCGCCTGGTCCAGTTTTACAG gTTAAACAAGACACAATAACAGCCACATCAGTATCTTTTAACATCGTTGGGCCAGCTGAAGACATGGGACCACCTACATTGGCGTTTACCACTCAGTATAAGGAAAATGGCAATTTCGATTGGAATTTAGCCATGAACAGGACATGGTCCGTCAATTCTCCTTATATTGTAGAGAATTTAACGCCTATGTTCACATACGACTTTAGATTTGCTGCTGTTAATCAAGTAGGTGCAGGATCGTGGGGTGCTCCCATAACCGTTGTGATGCCAAGAAG GTCCCCACCCGAACAACCGAAATGGCGTGAAGCAATCAGTTCGGAATCATTGATACATGGCAAATTCGCTGACAGATATGAACTCCAATGGAAAATACCTGCTCATAATGGCGAACCGATCGACATGTACGAAGTTAACTATTGCCCA GTATTAAAAGTGAGCGGAGAATGGCGAGTAGCCTCAGAAACACAATGTATGGTAGAAGAACTTAGATCTTATGAGGCGATCAGTTACGAAGTTAGGGGACTGCATCCCGATACCCGCTATAGAATGCAAGTTCGCGCTCACAACGTGCTGGGTTACTCCCTGCCTGCCCAACTATATGTCCAGACTGCCCTCG GTGTGGAACGTTCTGGATTTGCACCGCCGCAACTACTGTCAAGTGGAATGATTATTGGAGTGGCGTTAGCTGGTGTGTTCATCTGTCTGGTCATTGTGGATCTCTTGCTCTTCTGCTTTAGACGACAAGGAGTCATTGCTACTATTTGCGGCAAACGTGCCAAGAAGCACAAAGAGGATGAAGCTAAGTTAGGAAG TACGAAGCCGCGCGCGCCGCCCTCCCCCGCGCCCCTGCCGCCGCCCCTCAAGCTCGTACCGACACCGAC AGACGAGAAGGAGCCACTAAAGGATACGGGCGATGAATCAATAAAGAGAAATTCTTCAGTCGAATTCGACGGCCGTCGCGTTTACGCTACAAGTGGAACAATTATTGGCAAGAATTCAGCTGTCTAA
- the LOC106708859 gene encoding fasciclin-2 isoform X4, translating to MRATRVRATGVAALAVFLAVITGCSSQILRIYPMQKQQTVAVGKSVVLTCQAETQDPALVTQPQWKDPKGFVINEAAPGTRPEIYTEAMPAKQSQLLYISSITQAMAGNYTCVATYTNMPLSASVVLDTFVAITWVNANENQFATKGKDFKIMCEVTAEPAPSVDWFKEGTTIVTSDRYVIHANGLLIKNVEESDDGTYTCRAVVIQTGELAERNIKLEVYTAPEMEEREPRVEIKEGESAAITCKARGKPPPTYSWIKANTRENLATTSRYSVNDNTGLLTIDRVEAGDYGKYICSAVNQAGQNETEIEVEVLVPPKIFELFNTTAAEKTDGRLECKATGRPAPRISFRKRSNSDPFLNGPNEEGRIIVESSSRQTGDQMQSSAVISIARLNRTDDGLYECIAENEGGEARKNGHLTVQFKPTFEHMSNVPVWSWNSQPVNISCIAESIPNATIKWKFREYDLIESPHVKIYGSGPISYVTVVPVDRSLYGVYKCIATNTLGEAEHIMQLREAFPPGPVLQVKQDTITATSVSFNIVGPAEDMGPPTLAFTTQYKENGNFDWNLAMNRTWSVNSPYIVENLTPMFTYDFRFAAVNQVGAGSWGAPITVVMPRRSPPEQPKWREAISSESLIHGKFADRYELQWKIPAHNGEPIDMYEVNYCPVLKVSGEWRVASETQCMVEELRSYEAISYEVRGLHPDTRYRMQVRAHNVLGYSLPAQLYVQTALGVERSGFAPPQLLSSGMIIGVALAGVFICLVIVDLLLFCFRRQGVIATICGKRAKKHKEDEAKLGRDEKEPLKDTGDESIKRNSSVEFDGRRVYATSGTIIGKNSAV from the exons GATGTTCATCGCAAATCCTAAGGATATACCCGATGCAGAAACAGCAGACAGTCGCTGTTGGCAAGTCCGTGGTGCTGACTTGCCAGGCTGAGACGCAGGACCCCGCACTTGTCACACAACCCCAGTGGAAAGACCCAAAAGGATTTGTCATCAATGAAGCTGC GCCTGGCACCCGACCGGAGATCTACACGGAAGCGATGCCGGCTAAACAGTCGCAACTGCTCTACATCTCGTCCATCACTCAGGCCATGGCAGGCAATTACACTTGCGTTGCGACCTACACCAATATGCCGCTCAGCGCTAGCGTTGTCCTGGATACTTTCG ttgcAATCACCTGGGTAAATGcaaatgaaaatcaatttgCAACCAAAGGCaaagatttcaaaattatGTGCGAAGTCACTGCCGAACCTGCACCATCAGTCGATTGGTTTAAAGAAGGAACCACT ATTGTTACATCTGACAGGTATGTGATTCACGCTAACggattgttaattaaaaacgtcgAGGAAAGTGACGACGGTACATACACTTGCCGTGCGGTTGTTATACAAACCGGAGAACTCGCCGAAAGGAATATCAAATTAGAG gtaTACACTGCTCCGGAAATGGAAGAACGTGAACCAAGAGTCGAAATAAAAGAAGGTGAATCGGCAGCCATTACATGTAAGGCAAGGGGAAAACCTCCACCAACTTACAGTTGGATAAAAGCAAACACACGAGAG AACCTGGCAACGACTTCTAGATATAGCGTAAACGATAACACTGGTCTACTAACGATCGACAGAGTCGAAGCGGGTGATTACGGCAAATACATTTGTAGTGCTGTTAATCAAGCAGGACAAAATGAAACTGAAATTGAAGTTGAAGTGTTGGTACCACCGAAAATCTTTGAACTATTCAATACAACAGCAGCTGAAAAGACTGATGGAAGATTGGAGTGCAAGGCGACGGGTAGACCCGCGCCCCGAATTAGTTTCCGCAAGCGTAGCAACAGTGATCCATTCTTAAATGGACCTAATGAGGAAGGACG GATTATTGTCGAGAGCAGTAGTCGACAAACTGGCGATCAGATGCAATCCTCTGCGGTTATTTCAATCGCGAGATTAAACAGAACTGACGATGGCTTGTACGAATGTATTGCTGAAAATGAAg GTGGAGAAGCAAGAAAGAATGGTCATCTGACTGTTCAGTTCAAACCAACATTTGAGCACATGTCAAACGTTCCAGTTTGGAGCTGGAATAGCCAGCCAGTCAACATTAGCTGCATTGCAGAAAGTATCCCCAATGCTACCATCAAGTGGAA gTTCCGTGAATACGATTTAATTGAATCCCCACATGTCAAAATTTATGGCTCTGGACCTATCAGTTACGTGACGGTCGTTCCAGTGGATCGTAGTTTATATGGAGTATACAAATGCATCGCAACTAACACACTCGGTGAAGCAGAACATATTATGCAGTTGAGAGAAGCATTCCCGCCTGGTCCAGTTTTACAG gTTAAACAAGACACAATAACAGCCACATCAGTATCTTTTAACATCGTTGGGCCAGCTGAAGACATGGGACCACCTACATTGGCGTTTACCACTCAGTATAAGGAAAATGGCAATTTCGATTGGAATTTAGCCATGAACAGGACATGGTCCGTCAATTCTCCTTATATTGTAGAGAATTTAACGCCTATGTTCACATACGACTTTAGATTTGCTGCTGTTAATCAAGTAGGTGCAGGATCGTGGGGTGCTCCCATAACCGTTGTGATGCCAAGAAG GTCCCCACCCGAACAACCGAAATGGCGTGAAGCAATCAGTTCGGAATCATTGATACATGGCAAATTCGCTGACAGATATGAACTCCAATGGAAAATACCTGCTCATAATGGCGAACCGATCGACATGTACGAAGTTAACTATTGCCCA GTATTAAAAGTGAGCGGAGAATGGCGAGTAGCCTCAGAAACACAATGTATGGTAGAAGAACTTAGATCTTATGAGGCGATCAGTTACGAAGTTAGGGGACTGCATCCCGATACCCGCTATAGAATGCAAGTTCGCGCTCACAACGTGCTGGGTTACTCCCTGCCTGCCCAACTATATGTCCAGACTGCCCTCG GTGTGGAACGTTCTGGATTTGCACCGCCGCAACTACTGTCAAGTGGAATGATTATTGGAGTGGCGTTAGCTGGTGTGTTCATCTGTCTGGTCATTGTGGATCTCTTGCTCTTCTGCTTTAGACGACAAGGAGTCATTGCTACTATTTGCGGCAAACGTGCCAAGAAGCACAAAGAGGATGAAGCTAAGTTAGGAAG AGACGAGAAGGAGCCACTAAAGGATACGGGCGATGAATCAATAAAGAGAAATTCTTCAGTCGAATTCGACGGCCGTCGCGTTTACGCTACAAGTGGAACAATTATTGGCAAGAATTCAGCTGTCTAA
- the LOC106708859 gene encoding fasciclin-2 isoform X3, whose amino-acid sequence MRATRVRATGVAALAVFLAVITGCSSQILRIYPMQKQQTVAVGKSVVLTCQAETQDPALVTQPQWKDPKGFVINEAAPGTRPEIYTEAMPAKQSQLLYISSITQAMAGNYTCVATYTNMPLSASVVLDTFVAITWVNANENQFATKGKDFKIMCEVTAEPAPSVDWFKEGTTIVTSDRYVIHANGLLIKNVEESDDGTYTCRAVVIQTGELAERNIKLEVYTAPEMEEREPRVEIKEGESAAITCKARGKPPPTYSWIKANTRENLATTSRYSVNDNTGLLTIDRVEAGDYGKYICSAVNQAGQNETEIEVEVLVPPKIFELFNTTAAEKTDGRLECKATGRPAPRISFRKRSNSDPFLNGPNEEGRIIVESSSRQTGDQMQSSAVISIARLNRTDDGLYECIAENEGGEARKNGHLTVQFKPTFEHMSNVPVWSWNSQPVNISCIAESIPNATIKWKFREYDLIESPHVKIYGSGPISYVTVVPVDRSLYGVYKCIATNTLGEAEHIMQLREAFPPGPVLQVKQDTITATSVSFNIVGPAEDMGPPTLAFTTQYKENGNFDWNLAMNRTWSVNSPYIVENLTPMFTYDFRFAAVNQVGAGSWGAPITVVMPRRSPPEQPKWREAISSESLIHGKFADRYELQWKIPAHNGEPIDMYEVNYCPVLKVSGEWRVASETQCMVEELRSYEAISYEVRGLHPDTRYRMQVRAHNVLGYSLPAQLYVQTALGVERSGFAPPQLLSSGMIIGVALAGVFICLVIVDLLLFCFRRQGVIATICGKRAKKHKEDEAKLGSYVPTTPVDEKEPLKDTGDESIKRNSSVEFDGRRVYATSGTIIGKNSAV is encoded by the exons GATGTTCATCGCAAATCCTAAGGATATACCCGATGCAGAAACAGCAGACAGTCGCTGTTGGCAAGTCCGTGGTGCTGACTTGCCAGGCTGAGACGCAGGACCCCGCACTTGTCACACAACCCCAGTGGAAAGACCCAAAAGGATTTGTCATCAATGAAGCTGC GCCTGGCACCCGACCGGAGATCTACACGGAAGCGATGCCGGCTAAACAGTCGCAACTGCTCTACATCTCGTCCATCACTCAGGCCATGGCAGGCAATTACACTTGCGTTGCGACCTACACCAATATGCCGCTCAGCGCTAGCGTTGTCCTGGATACTTTCG ttgcAATCACCTGGGTAAATGcaaatgaaaatcaatttgCAACCAAAGGCaaagatttcaaaattatGTGCGAAGTCACTGCCGAACCTGCACCATCAGTCGATTGGTTTAAAGAAGGAACCACT ATTGTTACATCTGACAGGTATGTGATTCACGCTAACggattgttaattaaaaacgtcgAGGAAAGTGACGACGGTACATACACTTGCCGTGCGGTTGTTATACAAACCGGAGAACTCGCCGAAAGGAATATCAAATTAGAG gtaTACACTGCTCCGGAAATGGAAGAACGTGAACCAAGAGTCGAAATAAAAGAAGGTGAATCGGCAGCCATTACATGTAAGGCAAGGGGAAAACCTCCACCAACTTACAGTTGGATAAAAGCAAACACACGAGAG AACCTGGCAACGACTTCTAGATATAGCGTAAACGATAACACTGGTCTACTAACGATCGACAGAGTCGAAGCGGGTGATTACGGCAAATACATTTGTAGTGCTGTTAATCAAGCAGGACAAAATGAAACTGAAATTGAAGTTGAAGTGTTGGTACCACCGAAAATCTTTGAACTATTCAATACAACAGCAGCTGAAAAGACTGATGGAAGATTGGAGTGCAAGGCGACGGGTAGACCCGCGCCCCGAATTAGTTTCCGCAAGCGTAGCAACAGTGATCCATTCTTAAATGGACCTAATGAGGAAGGACG GATTATTGTCGAGAGCAGTAGTCGACAAACTGGCGATCAGATGCAATCCTCTGCGGTTATTTCAATCGCGAGATTAAACAGAACTGACGATGGCTTGTACGAATGTATTGCTGAAAATGAAg GTGGAGAAGCAAGAAAGAATGGTCATCTGACTGTTCAGTTCAAACCAACATTTGAGCACATGTCAAACGTTCCAGTTTGGAGCTGGAATAGCCAGCCAGTCAACATTAGCTGCATTGCAGAAAGTATCCCCAATGCTACCATCAAGTGGAA gTTCCGTGAATACGATTTAATTGAATCCCCACATGTCAAAATTTATGGCTCTGGACCTATCAGTTACGTGACGGTCGTTCCAGTGGATCGTAGTTTATATGGAGTATACAAATGCATCGCAACTAACACACTCGGTGAAGCAGAACATATTATGCAGTTGAGAGAAGCATTCCCGCCTGGTCCAGTTTTACAG gTTAAACAAGACACAATAACAGCCACATCAGTATCTTTTAACATCGTTGGGCCAGCTGAAGACATGGGACCACCTACATTGGCGTTTACCACTCAGTATAAGGAAAATGGCAATTTCGATTGGAATTTAGCCATGAACAGGACATGGTCCGTCAATTCTCCTTATATTGTAGAGAATTTAACGCCTATGTTCACATACGACTTTAGATTTGCTGCTGTTAATCAAGTAGGTGCAGGATCGTGGGGTGCTCCCATAACCGTTGTGATGCCAAGAAG GTCCCCACCCGAACAACCGAAATGGCGTGAAGCAATCAGTTCGGAATCATTGATACATGGCAAATTCGCTGACAGATATGAACTCCAATGGAAAATACCTGCTCATAATGGCGAACCGATCGACATGTACGAAGTTAACTATTGCCCA GTATTAAAAGTGAGCGGAGAATGGCGAGTAGCCTCAGAAACACAATGTATGGTAGAAGAACTTAGATCTTATGAGGCGATCAGTTACGAAGTTAGGGGACTGCATCCCGATACCCGCTATAGAATGCAAGTTCGCGCTCACAACGTGCTGGGTTACTCCCTGCCTGCCCAACTATATGTCCAGACTGCCCTCG GTGTGGAACGTTCTGGATTTGCACCGCCGCAACTACTGTCAAGTGGAATGATTATTGGAGTGGCGTTAGCTGGTGTGTTCATCTGTCTGGTCATTGTGGATCTCTTGCTCTTCTGCTTTAGACGACAAGGAGTCATTGCTACTATTTGCGGCAAACGTGCCAAGAAGCACAAAGAGGATGAAGCTAAGTTAGGAAG CTATGTCCCGACCACACCAGT AGACGAGAAGGAGCCACTAAAGGATACGGGCGATGAATCAATAAAGAGAAATTCTTCAGTCGAATTCGACGGCCGTCGCGTTTACGCTACAAGTGGAACAATTATTGGCAAGAATTCAGCTGTCTAA